A single region of the Acidobacteriota bacterium genome encodes:
- a CDS encoding nucleoside hydrolase, with protein MTRHLRTPAAAAVLALLVAGGARAERHQVIFDTDFGTCPQDDCYALMLALQSPELEILGITTVAGNWSLEQGTADVLRLLEIAGREEIPVYAGADMPLMHEPSEYARTTYGSWWSDQPPTAPPGGFAQKKVEPLGAVEYIVDTIESRPGEVTILAIGPLTNVAMALRHRPGLAGRVKRLVIMGGAVATLPDGAGNITPGAEFNFWVDPEAAKIVLRSGIPIDLSPLNVSRKSSFTAEWFDELVANPTPFTELIRDGGRLWEGAPPDAVVHMYDQIAVASLIDPTLVTTTELYVDVDSNPGISYGTSLGGPRLWPGAEGAQKMTVQYDLDWERFIRMFIERVGGPLR; from the coding sequence ATGACCAGGCACCTTCGGACTCCGGCGGCGGCGGCCGTACTGGCCCTGCTGGTCGCCGGCGGGGCGCGGGCCGAGCGCCACCAGGTCATCTTCGACACCGACTTCGGGACGTGCCCGCAGGACGACTGCTACGCGTTGATGCTGGCGCTCCAATCTCCCGAGCTCGAGATCCTCGGCATCACCACCGTCGCCGGCAACTGGTCGCTCGAGCAGGGGACCGCGGACGTCCTGCGGCTGCTCGAGATCGCGGGCCGCGAGGAGATCCCGGTCTACGCCGGCGCCGACATGCCGCTGATGCACGAGCCCTCCGAGTACGCCCGAACCACCTACGGCTCCTGGTGGTCGGACCAGCCGCCGACCGCACCGCCCGGGGGCTTCGCGCAGAAGAAGGTCGAGCCGCTCGGCGCGGTCGAGTACATCGTCGACACGATCGAATCACGGCCCGGCGAGGTCACGATCCTCGCCATCGGGCCGCTGACCAACGTCGCCATGGCCCTGCGCCACCGTCCCGGCCTCGCCGGCAGGGTCAAGAGGCTCGTCATCATGGGCGGCGCCGTAGCCACGCTTCCGGACGGCGCGGGCAACATCACCCCGGGTGCCGAGTTCAACTTCTGGGTCGATCCGGAGGCGGCGAAGATCGTCCTGCGCTCTGGTATCCCGATCGATCTCTCGCCGCTCAACGTCTCGCGCAAGTCCAGCTTCACCGCTGAGTGGTTCGACGAATTGGTGGCGAACCCAACGCCGTTCACCGAGCTCATCCGTGACGGCGGGCGGCTCTGGGAAGGCGCCCCTCCGGACGCGGTGGTCCACATGTACGACCAGATCGCCGTCGCCAGCCTCATCGACCCGACCCTGGTCACCACCACCGAGCTCTATGTCGACGTCGACAGCAATCCCGGCATCAGCTACGGAACCTCGTTGGGCGGACCCCGTCTGTGGCCCGGCGCCGAAGGTGCCCAGAAGATGACGGTCCAGTACGACCTCGACTGGGAGCGGTTCATCCGTATGTTCATCGAGAGGGTCGGCGGTCCGCTGCGCTAG
- a CDS encoding GRP family sugar transporter: MFVPETFALAMVMMITSTVCWGSWANSYKLTKDYRFELFYWDYALGIFLVSLIFAFTLGSTGGEGEGFLVNIAAADRGNIVSAMIGGFIFNIANLLLVAGIELAGLAVAFPVAIGIALVVGVVMSYAIQPSGDPMILGLGVLLAIVAVFLIGKAYGRLATDGEGVSRKSLVICVVSGLLMGSFAPFVTRALTSGHTLTPYSIAVFFTLGAFLCCFVVNIYFMKKPLVGTPVDFSGFFAARPRDHALGVVGGLVWGTGTVFNFVAASLVGVAISYAIGQAAPMVAAVWGVFVWKEFAGADKTAKVYLALMFLFYIAALATIASAYQAAA, encoded by the coding sequence ATGTTTGTCCCGGAGACGTTTGCCCTGGCGATGGTCATGATGATCACCAGCACGGTTTGCTGGGGGTCTTGGGCCAACAGCTACAAGCTGACAAAGGACTACCGATTCGAGCTCTTCTACTGGGACTACGCCCTGGGGATCTTCCTCGTGTCGCTGATCTTCGCCTTCACCCTCGGCTCGACGGGCGGCGAGGGCGAGGGGTTTCTCGTCAACATCGCCGCGGCCGATCGCGGCAACATCGTGTCGGCGATGATCGGCGGTTTCATCTTCAACATCGCCAACCTGCTCCTGGTGGCTGGCATCGAGCTGGCCGGGCTGGCCGTCGCCTTCCCGGTCGCCATTGGCATCGCGCTGGTCGTCGGCGTGGTGATGAGCTACGCCATTCAGCCCAGCGGTGATCCGATGATCCTCGGTCTCGGGGTCCTGCTCGCGATCGTCGCCGTGTTCCTGATCGGCAAGGCCTACGGCCGTCTGGCCACCGACGGCGAGGGCGTGTCACGAAAGAGCCTGGTGATCTGCGTCGTCTCGGGCCTGCTGATGGGATCGTTCGCTCCCTTCGTCACCCGGGCGCTCACCTCCGGCCACACCCTGACCCCCTACAGCATCGCCGTCTTCTTCACTCTCGGCGCATTCCTCTGCTGTTTCGTCGTCAATATCTACTTCATGAAGAAGCCGCTCGTCGGCACGCCCGTCGACTTCTCCGGTTTCTTCGCCGCCCGGCCACGCGATCACGCGCTAGGCGTTGTCGGCGGGCTCGTCTGGGGCACCGGCACGGTGTTCAACTTCGTGGCCGCCAGCCTGGTCGGTGTCGCCATCTCCTACGCCATCGGCCAGGCCGCCCCGATGGTCGCGGCGGTGTGGGGTGTCTTCGTGTGGAAGGAGTTCGCTGGCGCCGACAAGACCGCCAAGGTCTATCTGGCGCTGATGTTCCTCTTCTACATCGCGGCGCTGGCGACGATCGCCAGTGCCTATCAGGCCGCCGCCTGA
- a CDS encoding amidohydrolase: protein MRSTRTLVMLAAVAVLATGSLGGVEKADLIIRNGLVLTIDETRTVHQPGVVVVRGDTIVAVGGAGLAERYEAETVIDAGGDIVMPGMMNLHNHISMVAFRGLGENGVENRLFRFFFPLEKEMLSRDLIRVAARHAAIEMALAGVTLVADMYYHEDEVARAVAEVGIRGVLGKTVIGFPVVDAPEPWGGLAYAEGFIQEWKDHPLITPAVAPHAPYTVPPEWLLKSKALADREGVPVLIHMAEFAHEQELIRERVGDFPEGKSIVQYLDDLGFLGDNVLGAHVIYVDENDMAILEQRGVGVSHNPKANSRGNTGMSPAWEMFQRDLDLGLGTDGPMSSNQMDVLNVMHWAAGIARYLGRDSTRFTPYELVYMATMGGARAIDMEDRLGSIEVGKKADLVVVDVHAANMQPVYDPYAALAFAAYPENVRSTVVNGRVVVRDRLVQTADLEAHEREWRPLQKRVAQFARTLE from the coding sequence TTGCGATCCACAAGGACCCTGGTGATGTTGGCTGCGGTGGCCGTTCTGGCGACCGGCTCGCTGGGTGGGGTCGAGAAGGCCGACCTCATCATCCGCAATGGGCTCGTGTTGACCATCGACGAGACGCGCACCGTCCACCAGCCCGGCGTCGTCGTGGTGCGGGGCGACACGATCGTTGCCGTCGGAGGCGCCGGACTGGCCGAGCGCTATGAAGCCGAAACCGTCATCGACGCCGGCGGCGACATCGTCATGCCCGGCATGATGAATCTCCACAACCACATCTCCATGGTGGCCTTCCGGGGCCTGGGTGAGAATGGCGTCGAGAACCGCCTGTTCCGGTTCTTCTTTCCCCTCGAGAAGGAGATGCTCTCACGGGATCTGATCCGGGTCGCCGCGCGGCATGCGGCGATCGAGATGGCGCTGGCCGGGGTCACGCTGGTGGCCGACATGTACTACCACGAGGACGAGGTGGCCCGAGCCGTGGCCGAGGTCGGGATCCGCGGGGTCCTGGGGAAGACCGTCATCGGTTTTCCGGTGGTGGACGCGCCCGAGCCGTGGGGCGGGCTGGCCTACGCCGAGGGCTTCATCCAGGAGTGGAAGGACCACCCCTTGATCACGCCGGCGGTCGCGCCCCACGCGCCCTACACCGTGCCGCCTGAGTGGCTGTTGAAGTCGAAGGCTCTGGCCGATCGCGAAGGGGTCCCGGTGCTGATCCACATGGCCGAGTTCGCCCATGAGCAGGAGCTGATCCGCGAGCGCGTCGGGGACTTCCCGGAGGGCAAGAGCATTGTCCAGTACCTCGACGATCTCGGGTTCCTGGGCGACAACGTCCTCGGTGCCCACGTCATCTACGTCGATGAGAACGACATGGCGATCCTCGAGCAGCGTGGCGTCGGCGTCAGCCACAACCCGAAGGCCAACTCGCGTGGCAACACCGGGATGTCGCCGGCATGGGAGATGTTCCAGCGCGACCTGGACCTCGGCCTCGGTACCGACGGGCCGATGAGCTCGAACCAGATGGACGTTCTCAACGTCATGCACTGGGCGGCGGGGATCGCCCGCTACCTGGGCCGCGACTCGACTCGGTTCACCCCCTACGAGCTGGTCTACATGGCGACGATGGGCGGCGCCCGGGCGATCGACATGGAGGACCGGCTGGGCTCGATCGAGGTCGGGAAGAAGGCCGATCTCGTCGTCGTCGACGTCCATGCCGCCAACATGCAGCCGGTCTACGATCCCTATGCCGCGCTCGCCTTCGCCGCCTATCCGGAGAACGTCCGCTCGACGGTGGTCAACGGGCGGGTGGTGGTTCGCGACCGGCTTGTGCAGACTGCCGATCTCGAGGCTCACGAGCGCGAATGGCGACCGCTCCAGAAGAGGGTCGCCCAGTTCGCACGAACCCTGGAGTAG
- a CDS encoding sialidase family protein, giving the protein MSVSLPYRRRSPALPALLAASLLAFATATAIAAEDEAYRGDVEDVVTIDVLDPEGPYDKIWEPFIARWTDNHLIAAYGLQVRGKMDMGDIVCSLSLDGGRTWNERITVFDHRVRNGSVQYAYNNSVLFRPPDQDVVWLFVMRAPMHYRDSENADLVAAYTADGGYSWNHVELAMGYQGSLIIVAGIETVERDGVPHYLLPAHRNSRRHDPHGDRRQFVLESKSLLHWKLAGYVPYPDDDPVFLHEGKIAPVGGGALEMVMRTATMDRERPLDPPLAYSTRSEDGGRTWSTAQPEPELPNYRAKSFFGRDSSGRHIYVYGDSAQRRGLYYKTRAPGGAWSPQRTFYDGGNLNSYPTLLEEPSADESGRWLAVWDSSDSPDRRRTAIRFGRLSVE; this is encoded by the coding sequence ATGTCCGTGTCTCTTCCGTACAGACGACGCTCACCCGCCCTGCCGGCTCTCCTCGCCGCGTCCCTCCTTGCGTTTGCAACCGCCACGGCGATCGCCGCCGAAGACGAGGCGTATCGGGGAGACGTCGAGGACGTCGTCACGATCGACGTGCTCGACCCTGAAGGTCCGTACGACAAGATCTGGGAGCCCTTCATCGCCCGCTGGACCGATAACCACCTGATCGCCGCCTACGGACTGCAGGTTCGCGGCAAGATGGACATGGGCGACATCGTCTGCTCCCTGAGCCTCGACGGCGGCAGAACCTGGAACGAGCGCATCACCGTGTTCGACCACCGGGTGCGCAACGGCAGCGTGCAGTACGCCTACAACAACTCCGTGCTGTTCAGGCCTCCCGATCAGGACGTCGTCTGGCTCTTCGTCATGCGCGCGCCCATGCACTACCGCGACAGCGAGAACGCCGACCTGGTCGCGGCGTACACCGCCGACGGCGGTTACTCCTGGAACCACGTCGAGCTGGCGATGGGCTATCAGGGCTCGCTGATCATCGTCGCGGGCATCGAGACCGTAGAGCGCGACGGAGTCCCTCACTATCTGCTGCCCGCCCACCGCAACTCGCGACGACATGACCCCCATGGCGACCGGCGCCAGTTCGTGCTCGAGAGCAAGAGCCTCCTGCACTGGAAGCTGGCCGGCTACGTTCCGTATCCGGACGACGATCCGGTGTTCCTGCACGAGGGGAAGATCGCTCCCGTCGGCGGCGGCGCACTGGAGATGGTCATGCGGACGGCCACCATGGACCGCGAGCGTCCGCTCGATCCCCCTCTGGCCTACTCGACCCGTAGCGAGGACGGCGGGCGAACGTGGTCGACGGCGCAGCCGGAGCCCGAGCTGCCCAACTACCGGGCCAAGAGCTTCTTCGGCCGGGACTCCTCCGGCCGGCACATCTACGTCTACGGCGACAGCGCGCAGCGGCGCGGCCTCTACTACAAGACGCGGGCGCCCGGCGGTGCCTGGTCGCCACAGCGCACGTTCTACGACGGCGGCAACCTCAACAGCTACCCCACGCTGCTCGAGGAGCCGTCCGCAGACGAATCAGGGAGATGGCTCGCGGTCTGGGACAGCTCCGACAGCCCCGATCGCCGCCGCACCGCGATCCGTTTCGGGCGGCTCTCGGTGGAGTGA
- a CDS encoding DPP IV N-terminal domain-containing protein, producing the protein MWALPLLAGPPEAAAQEPYAPEQVTRAAYDQAASLLSRNVQGTVRNVEVVPHWIGDRDEFWYERDTDRGTEIVIVDAAAGGKRPAFDQERLAEALSEATDTAHDPLDLGIVSLDFALDGDAGGAVVRTATSAARCDLETYTCEALPDFVTDPLQLPAPDRSVAAFARSHDVWLRDLDDGTERQLSQDGEEHFGYGALPGWSAKLQLLRQGLEGPLTGASWSPDSAKLLISRTDERKVGAYPYLDLLPADGSARPRTLEKRVALIGDREIPRFPMFVFDVASGTSRRVPLPDDCFGELGATPPQAIWTPDSRRAFFLCLAPDASRFELVRYDLASGRAETVFEEEADSFLDLNHSLYRSMGANVRVLAGGKRAITFSQRDGWGHLYLVDLEGGRDIRQLTRGEWVVHDIVAVDESEGGGFVYFTAGGREPGRNPYWRHVYRAPLEGDAEVELLTPEPADHAVTVAAPVLIGAASTFAPSGRYFVSNSSTLDSPPVSRLRRSDGSVVATLEEADAGGLFARGYEPPLPFSVKAADGETDLYGVVYRPKNFEEGRKYPVIEHIYGGPQTSVVPRSFASAAGVERVGGQGDFSTFTALGFAVVTIDARGTPWRSKAFHDVMWKKHDEFTLEDHVAALEQLGERFEWLDMERVGITGHSWGGYSSALAMLRYPDVYKVAVSSAGPYDYRYLYPPFVKWTGWPEYEDGGRFAPDAAARPANLTPHAALASKLEGKLLIVYGEHDENSLPASTVTFIHALIDANRDFDLLLLPNRDHFFTQEPYFIRRRWDYFVKHLLGAEPPDDYSFPQR; encoded by the coding sequence ATGTGGGCGCTGCCTCTTCTGGCCGGCCCGCCCGAAGCCGCGGCGCAGGAGCCCTACGCCCCGGAGCAGGTAACCCGGGCCGCCTACGACCAGGCCGCGAGCCTGCTCTCCCGGAACGTCCAGGGGACCGTCCGGAACGTAGAAGTCGTCCCGCACTGGATCGGTGACCGCGACGAGTTCTGGTACGAGCGCGACACGGATCGGGGCACCGAGATCGTGATCGTCGACGCCGCCGCGGGCGGGAAGCGTCCGGCTTTCGACCAGGAGCGCCTGGCCGAGGCGCTGTCGGAGGCGACCGATACGGCCCACGACCCGCTGGATCTCGGCATCGTTTCCCTCGACTTCGCGCTCGACGGGGACGCGGGCGGCGCAGTGGTCCGAACCGCGACCTCGGCCGCGCGCTGCGACCTGGAGACCTACACCTGCGAGGCCCTGCCGGACTTCGTCACGGACCCGCTTCAGCTCCCGGCGCCGGACCGGTCCGTCGCCGCCTTCGCCCGAAGCCACGACGTCTGGCTGCGCGACCTGGACGACGGCACCGAGCGGCAGCTCTCGCAGGACGGCGAGGAGCACTTCGGTTACGGCGCACTGCCGGGCTGGAGCGCGAAGCTCCAGCTTCTGCGGCAGGGCCTCGAAGGACCGTTGACCGGCGCCTCGTGGTCGCCCGACTCGGCGAAGCTGCTCATTTCCCGCACGGACGAGAGGAAGGTCGGCGCGTACCCCTACCTGGACCTGCTGCCGGCCGACGGCAGCGCCCGGCCGCGGACGCTGGAGAAACGGGTCGCCCTGATCGGCGACCGGGAGATCCCGCGGTTCCCGATGTTCGTCTTCGACGTCGCCAGCGGTACGAGCCGCCGTGTGCCGCTTCCCGACGACTGTTTCGGAGAGCTGGGCGCCACGCCGCCGCAGGCGATCTGGACGCCCGACTCGCGCCGCGCCTTCTTTCTCTGCCTCGCCCCCGACGCGAGCCGCTTCGAGCTCGTCCGGTACGACCTCGCCTCGGGGCGCGCCGAGACCGTCTTCGAGGAGGAGGCCGACTCCTTTCTCGACCTGAACCACAGCCTCTACCGCTCGATGGGCGCCAACGTCCGCGTGCTGGCGGGCGGCAAGCGGGCGATCACCTTCTCGCAGCGGGACGGCTGGGGACATCTCTACCTGGTGGACCTCGAAGGCGGCCGCGACATTCGGCAGCTCACGCGCGGCGAATGGGTGGTCCACGACATCGTGGCCGTCGACGAGAGCGAAGGCGGCGGCTTCGTCTACTTCACGGCCGGCGGGCGCGAGCCGGGACGGAACCCGTACTGGCGGCACGTCTACCGGGCGCCGCTCGAGGGCGATGCGGAGGTCGAGTTGCTGACGCCCGAGCCGGCGGATCACGCGGTCACCGTCGCCGCCCCGGTCCTGATCGGCGCCGCCTCGACCTTCGCACCGAGCGGCCGCTACTTCGTCTCGAACTCGTCGACCCTAGACAGTCCTCCCGTCTCGCGGCTTCGCCGGAGCGACGGCTCGGTCGTAGCAACCCTGGAGGAGGCCGACGCCGGCGGACTCTTCGCCCGCGGCTACGAGCCGCCGCTTCCCTTCTCGGTCAAGGCGGCGGACGGCGAGACGGACCTGTACGGCGTGGTCTACCGGCCCAAGAACTTCGAGGAAGGCCGGAAGTACCCCGTGATCGAGCACATCTACGGCGGTCCGCAGACCAGCGTCGTCCCCCGCAGCTTCGCCAGTGCGGCGGGGGTCGAACGGGTCGGAGGGCAGGGCGACTTCTCGACCTTCACCGCCCTCGGGTTCGCCGTCGTCACGATCGACGCGAGAGGCACGCCGTGGCGCTCGAAGGCGTTCCACGACGTCATGTGGAAGAAGCACGACGAGTTCACGCTCGAGGATCACGTCGCCGCGCTCGAGCAGCTCGGCGAGCGCTTCGAGTGGCTCGACATGGAGCGGGTCGGCATCACGGGCCATTCCTGGGGCGGCTACTCCTCGGCGCTCGCCATGCTCCGCTACCCGGACGTCTACAAGGTCGCCGTGTCGTCCGCGGGGCCGTACGACTACCGCTACCTCTATCCGCCGTTCGTCAAGTGGACGGGCTGGCCGGAGTACGAGGACGGCGGCCGGTTCGCGCCGGACGCGGCCGCGCGTCCGGCGAATCTCACCCCGCACGCGGCGCTTGCTTCGAAGCTCGAGGGCAAGCTGCTGATCGTCTACGGCGAGCACGACGAGAACAGCCTGCCCGCCTCGACGGTCACCTTCATCCACGCGCTGATCGACGCCAACCGGGACTTCGACCTGCTGCTCCTGCCGAATCGCGATCACTTCTTCACCCAGGAGCCCTACTTCATTCGCCGGCGCTGGGACTACTTCGTGAAGCACCTGCTGGGAGCGGAGCCGCCCGACGACTACAGCTTTCCGCAACGGTGA
- a CDS encoding serine hydrolase → MPLYTIVSYTTVSCGRIGSESMNRRSFLKAGAAAAAMPIVSQARGFGLVAAAPEVAVDPAILQQLLDESARGLGIVGAQLAVFDGEAVHEFATGLAVRERNLAVTPDTLFQVGSTTKVFNAAVVMALVDEGTLDLDEPVGSYLEGAPLTSDEPPVDMTLRQLLSMSSGLDNGPYTDHGRGDDALGQYVASLAGIPGIFEPGTAYGYSNAGTCVAGLAAQRVMGKNWETLLAERILEPLELEHSANFAEDLLYHPVALGYSQTPATPEGRRVPFWGLPRSMAPAGATLCCSAGDLVRFAALFPRGGQSAEGRQVLSEKAVEAMQTPEIDMPARVIAQKWCPGPYWKRWGGEVIYGHSGTNSGGSSLLLWCPSKGVAAATISNVPSQGYPLADRVFDTLFPEVFGIDKPETPTPDSVTPVEVDLERYVGRFEAVGSRFSFFADGDRLMARSLGGGVLESELIPLGNDRFLPRDPAMGGNRGWDVAFWGDDGNGRATHYLNGVFALRRSG, encoded by the coding sequence TTGCCCCTGTATACGATCGTATCGTATACGACCGTATCGTGCGGGCGGATAGGGTCGGAATCGATGAACCGACGCTCCTTCCTGAAAGCCGGCGCGGCCGCCGCGGCAATGCCGATCGTCTCGCAGGCGCGGGGCTTCGGACTGGTCGCGGCCGCGCCGGAAGTCGCGGTGGACCCGGCCATCCTCCAGCAGCTCCTCGACGAGTCCGCTCGCGGCCTCGGCATCGTCGGCGCCCAGCTCGCGGTCTTCGACGGCGAGGCGGTCCACGAGTTCGCGACCGGCCTCGCGGTCCGTGAACGCAACCTGGCGGTCACGCCCGACACCCTGTTCCAGGTCGGATCGACGACCAAGGTGTTCAACGCCGCCGTGGTGATGGCGCTGGTCGACGAGGGAACGCTCGACCTCGACGAACCCGTCGGCAGCTACCTCGAAGGCGCGCCGCTGACGAGCGACGAGCCGCCGGTGGACATGACGCTGCGTCAACTGCTCTCGATGTCGTCGGGACTCGACAACGGGCCGTACACGGATCACGGTCGCGGCGACGACGCCCTCGGCCAGTACGTCGCTTCACTGGCCGGGATTCCCGGGATCTTCGAGCCGGGGACGGCCTACGGCTACTCGAACGCCGGCACCTGCGTCGCCGGGCTCGCGGCCCAGCGGGTGATGGGGAAGAACTGGGAGACCCTGCTCGCCGAACGGATCCTCGAGCCGCTCGAGCTCGAACACTCCGCGAACTTCGCGGAGGACCTGCTCTACCATCCGGTGGCCCTCGGCTACTCGCAGACGCCGGCCACTCCCGAAGGCCGGCGGGTGCCGTTCTGGGGGCTGCCGCGCAGCATGGCGCCGGCGGGCGCGACCCTGTGCTGCAGCGCCGGCGACCTGGTGCGGTTCGCGGCCCTGTTCCCGCGCGGCGGCCAGTCGGCCGAGGGCCGGCAGGTGCTGTCCGAGAAGGCCGTCGAGGCGATGCAGACGCCCGAGATCGACATGCCGGCCAGGGTCATCGCCCAGAAGTGGTGCCCCGGTCCGTACTGGAAGCGCTGGGGCGGCGAGGTGATCTACGGCCACAGCGGCACGAACAGCGGCGGCTCGTCCCTGCTGCTCTGGTGTCCGAGCAAGGGCGTCGCGGCCGCGACGATCTCGAACGTGCCGAGCCAGGGGTATCCGCTCGCCGACCGCGTCTTCGACACCCTCTTCCCGGAGGTCTTCGGCATCGACAAGCCGGAAACGCCCACTCCGGACTCCGTGACGCCGGTGGAGGTCGACCTCGAGCGCTACGTCGGGCGGTTCGAGGCGGTGGGAAGTCGCTTCTCGTTCTTCGCCGACGGAGACCGGCTGATGGCGCGGTCGCTGGGCGGCGGCGTGCTCGAGTCGGAGCTGATCCCGCTCGGAAACGACCGGTTCCTGCCGCGCGACCCGGCGATGGGCGGCAACCGCGGCTGGGACGTGGCGTTCTGGGGCGACGACGGCAACGGCCGCGCGACGCACTACCTGAACGGCGTCTTCGCGCTGCGCCGCAGCGGCTGA
- a CDS encoding TonB-dependent receptor, which produces MRKFDPNLAWLAAVLAATLLAPPLVAQDEGEEAAADEVSEVIVVTAQKREQELQEVPISVQAFTGEALQEANMRDLNEVITLVPGASEELSNNVGLRRYQIRGIGQALGDPTVGYYFDDAAFFVFGQNFAPMGRSFDLERIEVLRGPQSTLYGNGSMGGTVRMITRSPDYSGFGASLRGGYSSTDGGGNGNYIDAAVNVPMGSKAGLRLVASTEDTAGYQLLAATGDDQFGAGDVTNYRAIFDTTPNDRFNLRLMFAGNEADQEGGTLLSALDPPTTTSASAGDYTLGEYELATGSFTISFGGASLTSTTTQIDATDEVQVGLPFPLSPSGFLDIFAQTSGDALNHETRLVSQNDSPFQWLVGVYYSETDALVLSSIDPPVFPDSTADRGSESLSLFAEVSYAFLDDRLVALAGLRSFEDDRSVYSSAFSTQLEPATFDSVNPRFNLALDASEQANYYLNIAKGFRSGSFNSPDTCALHELGGLPCSVAVDSDELWSYELGAKYTLAGGRLLIDVAPYFQDWRDTRQAVPVFGLFLDYQIGDSELYGVDLALDYRPASVSGLSFQFSTNWNQSEFTNINPTFAAATGASNGDRLPFVPAWTGTLSASYAWALGDTWAGQAFLGLSHIDDQLGQFGPGASADSRDLMRARFGFSNERFGIHLFGNNLLGEDGAIYANSGRGPTIYTQDHPRQIGVELSLDF; this is translated from the coding sequence ATGCGCAAGTTCGATCCCAACCTCGCCTGGCTCGCGGCCGTTCTCGCCGCCACCTTGCTGGCGCCTCCGCTGGTCGCACAGGACGAAGGGGAAGAGGCCGCCGCGGATGAGGTGAGCGAAGTCATCGTGGTCACCGCGCAGAAGCGCGAGCAGGAACTGCAGGAGGTTCCGATCTCCGTCCAGGCCTTCACCGGAGAGGCTCTCCAGGAGGCCAACATGCGGGATCTGAACGAGGTCATCACCCTGGTCCCGGGAGCCTCCGAAGAACTGTCCAACAACGTCGGCCTGCGCCGCTACCAGATCCGCGGAATCGGGCAGGCCCTGGGCGACCCGACCGTCGGCTACTACTTCGACGATGCCGCCTTCTTCGTCTTCGGGCAGAACTTCGCTCCGATGGGCCGTTCGTTCGACCTGGAGCGAATCGAGGTCCTGCGCGGCCCGCAGAGCACGCTCTACGGAAACGGCTCGATGGGCGGCACGGTGCGCATGATCACGCGTTCACCGGACTACAGCGGCTTCGGAGCCAGCCTGCGCGGCGGCTACTCCAGCACTGACGGCGGCGGCAACGGCAACTACATCGACGCCGCGGTCAACGTTCCCATGGGCAGCAAGGCGGGCCTTCGGCTGGTCGCCAGTACCGAAGACACGGCGGGCTACCAATTGCTGGCCGCAACCGGCGACGACCAGTTCGGCGCGGGCGACGTGACCAACTACCGCGCCATCTTCGACACCACGCCGAACGACCGGTTCAACCTGCGGCTGATGTTCGCGGGCAACGAAGCCGATCAGGAAGGAGGCACGCTGCTCTCGGCTCTCGATCCCCCGACGACGACGTCCGCGTCAGCCGGCGACTACACGCTCGGCGAATACGAACTCGCCACCGGGAGCTTCACGATCAGCTTCGGCGGCGCCTCGCTCACCAGCACCACGACGCAGATCGACGCGACCGACGAGGTGCAGGTCGGCCTGCCGTTCCCCTTGTCGCCGAGCGGATTCCTCGACATCTTCGCTCAGACCTCAGGGGATGCCCTGAATCACGAGACCCGGCTCGTCTCGCAGAACGACTCTCCGTTCCAATGGCTGGTCGGCGTCTACTACTCGGAAACGGACGCCCTCGTCCTCTCGTCGATTGATCCGCCGGTGTTCCCGGACAGCACGGCTGACCGCGGTTCGGAGTCCCTGTCCCTCTTCGCTGAAGTCTCGTACGCCTTCCTGGACGACCGGCTCGTCGCGCTGGCGGGGCTCCGTTCCTTCGAGGATGATCGGTCCGTGTACAGCAGCGCGTTCAGCACACAGTTGGAACCGGCGACCTTCGACAGCGTCAACCCCCGCTTCAACCTCGCCCTCGACGCCTCCGAGCAGGCGAACTACTACCTGAACATCGCCAAGGGCTTCCGCAGCGGCAGCTTCAACAGTCCCGACACCTGCGCGCTGCACGAGCTGGGCGGGTTGCCGTGTTCGGTTGCGGTCGACTCCGACGAACTGTGGAGCTACGAGCTGGGGGCGAAGTACACCCTCGCCGGAGGACGTCTCCTGATCGACGTCGCTCCCTACTTCCAGGACTGGAGGGACACCCGCCAGGCCGTGCCGGTCTTCGGGCTCTTCCTGGACTACCAGATCGGCGACTCCGAGCTCTACGGCGTCGATCTGGCACTCGACTACCGTCCGGCCAGCGTTTCGGGGCTGTCGTTCCAGTTCTCCACCAACTGGAACCAGTCCGAGTTCACGAACATCAATCCGACGTTCGCGGCCGCCACAGGGGCAAGCAACGGCGACCGTCTGCCGTTCGTGCCGGCGTGGACCGGAACCCTGTCGGCGAGCTACGCCTGGGCGCTCGGCGACACCTGGGCTGGACAGGCATTCCTCGGGCTGAGCCACATCGACGACCAGTTGGGCCAGTTCGGACCGGGAGCTTCGGCCGACTCACGCGATCTGATGCGCGCCCGGTTCGGCTTCAGCAACGAGAGGTTCGGGATCCACCTGTTCGGCAACAACCTGCTGGGCGAAGACGGCGCGATCTACGCGAACTCCGGAAGGGGCCCCACCATCTACACCCAGGACCATCCGCGGCAGATCGGTGTCGAGCTCTCACTCGACTTCTGA